One window of the Acinonyx jubatus isolate Ajub_Pintada_27869175 chromosome A2, VMU_Ajub_asm_v1.0, whole genome shotgun sequence genome contains the following:
- the WNT16 gene encoding protein Wnt-16 has protein sequence MGGEAGGDGDSYTNRSFSPISARDAPAPLAHLQLRAGGGPQAPFSTSFQLLPASEGKAAESPYHRWPSFYVVSQGERRRGTTWFWGTDLWPGGPLGREGSSGAAGAGGLHAGAMDRAALLGLSRLCALWAALLALFPCGAQGNWMWLGIASFGVPEKLGCANLPLNSRQKELCKRKPYLLPSIGEGARLGIQECRSQFRHERWNCLVTATAQPGTSPLFGYELSSGTKETAFIYAVMAAGLVHSVTRACSAGNMTECSCDTTLQNGGSASEGWHWGGCSDDVQYGMWFSRKFLDFPIKNTTGKESKVLLAMNLHNNEAGRQAVAKLMSVDCRCHGVSGSCAVKTCWKTMSSFEKIGHLLKDKYENSIQISDKIKRKMRRREKDQRKIPIRKDDLLYLNKSPNYCVEDKKLGIPGTQGRECNRTSEGADGCNLLCCGRGYNTHVVRHVERCECKFIWCCYVRCRRCESMTDVHTCK, from the exons atgggaggagaggCCGGGGGCGATGGAGACAGCTACACCAACAGAAGTTTCTCACCTATTTCGGCGAGGGACGCTCCCGCACCTCTTGCACACCTCCAGCTCCGCGCGGGAGGAGGGCCCCAAGctcctttctccacctcctttcaACTGCTCCCTGCAAGTGAGGGGAAGGCTGCTGAGAGCCCCTACCACCGCTGGCCTTCTTTTTATGTTGTCtcacagggagagaggaggcgaGGGACAACTTGGTTCTGGGGAACTGACCTCTGGCCTGGCGGGCCTCTGGGCAGAGAGGGCAGCAGTGGagcggctggggctgggggactcCATGCTGGGGCCATGGACAGAGCGGCGCTCCTGGGACTGTCCCGCCTGTGCGCGCTGTGGGCAGCCCTGCTCGCGCTGTTCCCCTGCGGAGCCCAAGGAAATTGGAT GTGGTTGGGCATCGCTTCCTTTGGGGTTCCGGAGAAGCTGGGCTGCGCCAACTTGCCGCTGAACAGCCGCCAGAAGGAGCTGTGCAAGAGGAAACCGTACCTGCTGCCGAGCATCGGAGAGGGCGCGCGGCTGGGCATTCAGGAGTGCAGGAGCCAGTTCAGACACGAGAGATGGAACTGCCTGGTCACCGCCACCGCCCAGCCGGGCACCAGCCCCCTCTTTGGCTACGAGCTGAGCAGCG GCACCAAGGAAACAGCATTTATTTATGCTGTGATGGCTGCAGGCCTGGTGCATTCTGTGACCAGGGCATGCAGTGCAGGCAACATGACCGAGTGCTCCTGTGACACCACCTTGCAGAATGGCGGCTCAGCTAGTGAAGGCTGGCACTGGGGGGGCTGCTCCGATGATGTCCAGTATGGCATGTGGTTCAGCAGAAAGTTCCTAGATTTCCCCATCAAAAACAccacaggaaaagaaagcaaagttctGTTAGCGATGAACCTACACAACAATGAAGCCGGAAGGCAG GCCGTCGCCAAGCTGATGTCAGTAGACTGTCGCTGCCACGGAGTGTCCGGCTCCTGCGCTGTGAAAACGTGCTGGAAAACGATGTCTTCCTTTGAAAAGATCGGCCATTTGTTGAAGGacaaatatgaaaacagtatCCAAATCTCAgacaaaataaagaggaaaatgcGCAGGAGAGAAAAAGATCAGAGGAAGATACCCATCCGCAAAGATGATCTGCTCTACCTTAATAAGTCTCCCAATTACTGTGTAGAGGACAAGAAACTAGGGATCCCAGGAACACAGGGCAGAGAATGCAACCGCACGTCAGAGGGCGCGGACGGCTGCAACCTCCTTTGTTGTGGCCGCGGCTACAACACCCACGTGGTCAGGCACGTGGAGAGGTGCGAGTGCAAGTTCATCTGGTGCTGCTACGTCCGCTGCAGGAGGTGTGAAAGCATGACTGACGTCCACACTTGCAAGTAG